In the genome of Prosthecobacter sp., one region contains:
- a CDS encoding MG2 domain-containing protein: MHHRIVLILTLAFAAFLHAGPVEDASLLLQQQRYQDAATKLTDAVINAEKDAGYAHYLRAVALSESKQHAKAITDCDAVPAGHAWQRKALFLKAQCLAELKRHQEAEAIYSAEATQLFATMRKEKLAESLVVLAQEITKPAVPGQSVSGDAYNKALALYRKALELETGPTVRENLLFQSAAIIRRIKKHQEFPAACDMYLREFDPDWRGLTGSEAPKTPAKETGARRWEVRAMLIENLLVNGAGDASRVYAEDMLKLWKTKPPAAGTKPDIGELEWLLCRSHGAPAYSEFDPPQIAQVREDVQQGSFQRLQIQQGAMQHFPVSAGDPVKHVAALRAFLKSYPAHARSAEAAITLVQALVAQNKPDEAIEACKALYDRADWPAPAANEMDKRTPVERLEAWRQMAFFQIGALHFAARRYPQAIEQWRGYIAKHPDGGLWQQAQARIIEAEFQLCLEAVAADNREEATKRFDAFIAAHPLDARCAQLLFLNGQWPYAAALKEKDAAKAKPLFESAIAEWARLIIKHPQSEEASLALYRTGVIQAEHLDRHEDALNTFQRLNWGGWKQLAAERAAMMPQHSLALRTPRTFRTNETAQVRVNVRNIEKLKVSRYTLNLEDFFRSRHRLDGESGIGSLDIDLIQPDKTWEVAVADYTRLKPIEQAIDVPFDDAKPGVCLIRVEGEDWQASTIVIRSDIELIVQSAWKEALVFVQDRVKGTAVADVEVLISNGKEIIGQGKTAKDGVFRLRGEMIREAADLCVHVRTEAGVAIQRLNLRGMTQEITGGSTDRDSVVLSRRGFIYTDKPAYRAGDAVHFRGIIREVQDGAYSVPVGREYNISITDDGGRVLRRMKSKLSDFGTFTHSVPLPASTPVGSYRITAKAVEGDETHSAWFEVKEFEIEEISAVIETKPEAVFRGDRIEGTLRVSYSWGSPLVDEPVRLRMPDGRLLEGKTDTKGVFAFTQETTAFQPGSFVSFNAELPARSRSVPHTVAILSAGLRLVWDRVPAPALTDEPALIRVKALDHRGKPAATSVKVTLSRLDTQPANPVLSGLPGLVYIPNASVPERIAEFTVQTDAATGLGSSTVVLQSATPHQLHAQAADARGNTVEITTSVQASGPEDTTKLRLFSDDDEVNEGAALKVDAHSRIPAPLALITLAGEEMIEHRILKLAPGHNELPVTIAAAHWPHFEVSIACLDGDKLHSARKGFAVKRPLKIEIQTPAQAVKPGAAAEITLTTTDANGKPVAAELSLALASAALFAQYADGTENIDDFFHGSLRRATSLRINSNAGFQHRAASQVLTRDESGNVIASANTTPSHVERLRDMQLNESRVWYQQSSERQRLYRSVDELLVQRESLFLTEFDPPQLPQGGQALALGDGVMTLNISGSNGLVVSGSSAVFSGGLVMNTPTSPTAFDINGTTRFNTYGFRSGDQPIVGRMAFQADDARSTGGKPFASDAQWLCPLVTDASGKVKVSMTAPGVGGAWRLSSRGCTITTSVGQAEKEMITKWDFAPEIRTPVAVSPGDSFTPRMLLHGAPEGETTAEATFESTSTQKRMVTLKPDGTAEVIFDPVTAPASHGLSIATASAKTDKGTVALSANFIVPPVGETQRTHAANLLAVPGEALIAAAPGQSLQASVFGSPFVLLQNMSSLSQTAASRLLSRVSTARAGKASNEEQIRLLISELQITQRDGGWTWQDVKWQHDSVVSSLALWALVEAKALGLEVEETAVKGTSAYLKKALAIIPPDEPDKAAVILHALACVNEADFSVANRMYRDRAKLNDPALAWLAAAFQRMNRVDEAKELLKALEAKPVWVGSKTTSRLSSDDDTTAIVLYAAAKTEPGSTLAKKAADVLLQRLGVDLGAQSALQGLWTAALAEHFISTGMHQTPEAEEMKLTLNGNTRNVGSGEKIQIPTPKPGADGKIHLGLSWKDNKGTPIVITTFINEKPVDLKAATVDSLPTIAKRQWLHEGLRHHDLPLQAESSSPVNVAAQGQRLRVRLELKTPKQPQNGYVIIDEPLPGGCMFVPGSLSANEARVEQLPGMLRLWFIPGMFVESTEISYELIALHPGTYRIPHTRVRDACRPERFNAGPEGKLTILAPGKPSTDPYVMNGFERLELAELLFNENALEEARTHLEILRNDAEAMKSHERDIARMLLWIHTTREKTDARQVVELFEALSERHPDIVIPFDKILKVAAAYRQIGEFERAWLVYRATMDSSFVSDAGVSAALETAGDFPGSAEHQTSLWMEYPDGADGLLASFSLAQRFQEMAANPTSVPLRPGAAKWTKNQLLERSRDLLRQLVTLHAKDDLADDAAFSLANVFFDLKDYASVVTTAGNAATTFTKSTFLNNFHYMTALGRFWQYQFPEALAAAAPVASGMSEDAPNARYITAQIHHAQGKVAEAIRWYEKVKDDFDDARESIAVLQEKGVKLPHATRVKPGQPVKLELDHRNVKEAALLIYRVDLMKLHERQKDLSSVSGVNLSGITPQAEMKVPLGDGLDYAWKKRSIELPLKDEGAYLVICRGDSQMTSGLVLLTTLDLEVNEDATNGGIRVQLRDTIRNAYVADADIAAYDSSGTAQPQKGRTDPRGAFSASGIHGHATVVVKLGENRYAIHRSATPLMPPQVAVRTPVPMPTNGAPAQQPSAPAAGKPMSKDDYLFNVKGRFNDLNTGNKAAWFDKLQNEGKGVKAEKAFKK; the protein is encoded by the coding sequence GAAGACTCCCGCGAAGGAAACTGGCGCGCGCCGCTGGGAGGTGCGGGCGATGCTCATCGAGAACCTGCTCGTCAACGGCGCGGGTGATGCTTCACGCGTTTACGCCGAGGACATGCTGAAGCTCTGGAAGACCAAGCCGCCCGCCGCAGGCACGAAGCCGGACATTGGCGAGCTGGAGTGGCTGCTGTGCCGCAGTCATGGCGCTCCGGCTTACAGCGAGTTTGATCCGCCGCAGATCGCGCAAGTCCGGGAGGACGTTCAGCAGGGATCTTTTCAGCGGCTGCAAATCCAGCAGGGCGCGATGCAGCATTTTCCTGTCTCAGCAGGCGATCCCGTGAAGCATGTCGCGGCGCTGCGCGCCTTTTTGAAGTCGTATCCGGCGCATGCGCGATCCGCCGAGGCAGCGATAACGTTGGTGCAGGCACTCGTTGCTCAAAACAAACCGGATGAGGCCATCGAGGCCTGCAAGGCGCTCTATGATCGTGCCGACTGGCCCGCGCCCGCCGCGAACGAGATGGACAAACGCACACCGGTGGAACGCCTGGAAGCCTGGAGGCAGATGGCGTTCTTCCAGATTGGCGCGCTGCATTTCGCCGCGCGGCGTTATCCGCAGGCAATCGAGCAATGGCGTGGCTACATTGCCAAGCATCCCGATGGCGGCCTCTGGCAGCAGGCGCAGGCGCGGATCATCGAGGCGGAGTTTCAGCTCTGCCTCGAAGCGGTGGCGGCGGACAACCGCGAGGAGGCCACGAAGCGCTTCGATGCCTTCATCGCCGCGCATCCCCTCGATGCTCGCTGCGCGCAGTTGCTGTTCTTGAACGGGCAGTGGCCTTACGCGGCCGCGTTGAAGGAAAAAGATGCCGCCAAGGCCAAGCCGCTGTTTGAAAGCGCCATCGCCGAATGGGCGCGGCTCATCATCAAGCATCCGCAGAGCGAGGAAGCCTCGCTCGCACTCTACCGCACCGGCGTGATCCAGGCGGAGCATCTGGACCGGCATGAAGACGCGCTGAACACTTTTCAGCGCCTGAACTGGGGCGGCTGGAAACAACTGGCCGCCGAACGCGCCGCGATGATGCCGCAGCACTCGCTGGCGCTCCGCACGCCGCGCACCTTCCGCACGAACGAAACCGCACAGGTGCGCGTGAACGTGCGCAACATCGAGAAGCTGAAGGTCTCGCGCTACACGCTGAATCTCGAAGATTTCTTCCGCAGCCGCCATCGTCTTGATGGCGAGTCGGGCATCGGCTCACTCGACATTGATTTGATCCAGCCGGACAAAACCTGGGAAGTGGCCGTGGCGGACTACACGCGGCTCAAACCCATCGAGCAGGCCATCGACGTGCCTTTTGACGATGCGAAGCCCGGCGTGTGCCTCATCCGCGTCGAAGGCGAGGACTGGCAGGCCAGCACCATTGTCATTCGCAGTGATATTGAACTGATCGTGCAGTCCGCATGGAAGGAGGCGCTCGTGTTTGTGCAGGACCGCGTCAAAGGCACCGCCGTGGCCGATGTGGAGGTGTTGATCAGCAACGGCAAGGAAATCATCGGTCAGGGCAAGACGGCAAAGGACGGTGTGTTCCGCCTGCGCGGCGAAATGATCCGCGAGGCGGCCGATCTCTGCGTGCATGTGCGCACCGAGGCCGGCGTGGCGATCCAACGGCTCAATCTGCGCGGTATGACGCAAGAAATCACCGGCGGCAGCACGGATCGCGACAGCGTGGTGCTGTCACGACGCGGTTTCATTTACACGGACAAGCCCGCCTACCGCGCGGGCGATGCGGTTCACTTCCGCGGCATCATCCGCGAGGTGCAGGACGGTGCTTACAGCGTGCCCGTGGGCCGCGAATACAACATCAGCATCACGGATGACGGTGGTCGCGTGCTGCGTCGCATGAAGTCGAAGCTCAGCGACTTCGGCACCTTCACGCACAGCGTGCCCCTGCCCGCCAGCACGCCGGTCGGCAGCTATCGCATCACCGCGAAGGCCGTGGAGGGCGACGAAACGCACAGCGCGTGGTTTGAGGTGAAGGAATTCGAGATTGAGGAGATCAGCGCCGTCATCGAGACAAAGCCGGAGGCCGTGTTTCGCGGTGATCGAATCGAAGGCACGCTGCGCGTGAGCTACTCCTGGGGTTCGCCGCTCGTGGACGAGCCGGTGCGTCTGCGCATGCCTGATGGACGGCTGCTTGAAGGCAAAACCGACACAAAAGGTGTCTTCGCCTTCACCCAAGAGACCACGGCGTTTCAGCCCGGCAGCTTTGTGTCCTTCAATGCCGAACTGCCCGCACGCAGTCGCAGCGTGCCGCACACTGTCGCCATCTTGAGCGCTGGATTGCGGCTCGTGTGGGATCGCGTGCCAGCTCCCGCGCTCACGGACGAACCCGCGCTCATTCGTGTGAAGGCGCTCGATCATCGCGGTAAACCTGCTGCGACATCGGTGAAGGTCACGCTCTCGCGTCTCGACACGCAACCGGCGAACCCGGTGCTCTCCGGCCTGCCGGGACTCGTTTACATCCCAAACGCCAGCGTTCCGGAGCGGATCGCGGAGTTCACCGTGCAAACCGATGCCGCCACCGGTCTCGGCAGTTCCACCGTGGTGCTGCAATCCGCCACCCCGCACCAGCTTCACGCGCAGGCCGCCGACGCACGCGGTAATACCGTTGAGATCACCACCAGCGTGCAGGCCTCCGGCCCCGAGGACACGACGAAGCTTCGCTTGTTCAGCGACGATGACGAGGTCAACGAAGGAGCCGCGCTCAAGGTTGATGCGCACAGCCGGATCCCCGCGCCGCTCGCGCTCATCACGCTCGCAGGCGAGGAGATGATCGAGCATCGCATTCTCAAGCTCGCGCCCGGTCACAATGAACTTCCCGTCACCATCGCCGCCGCGCACTGGCCGCACTTCGAGGTCAGCATCGCCTGCCTCGACGGCGACAAGCTGCACAGCGCCCGCAAGGGCTTCGCGGTGAAGCGTCCGCTCAAGATTGAAATTCAAACACCCGCTCAAGCGGTGAAACCCGGCGCAGCCGCCGAGATCACGCTCACCACCACCGATGCAAACGGCAAACCCGTCGCCGCCGAGCTGAGCCTCGCACTCGCCAGCGCCGCGCTCTTTGCGCAATACGCGGATGGCACCGAAAACATCGACGACTTCTTCCACGGCAGCCTGCGCCGCGCCACCAGCCTGCGTATCAACAGCAACGCCGGCTTCCAGCATCGCGCCGCTTCCCAAGTCCTCACGCGCGATGAGTCCGGTAACGTCATCGCCAGCGCGAACACCACGCCGTCGCATGTCGAGCGTTTGCGTGACATGCAGTTGAACGAAAGCCGCGTGTGGTATCAGCAGTCCAGCGAACGCCAGCGTCTTTATCGCAGCGTCGATGAACTGCTCGTCCAACGCGAAAGCCTCTTTTTGACAGAGTTTGATCCGCCGCAACTGCCGCAAGGAGGCCAGGCACTGGCCTTGGGCGACGGCGTGATGACACTCAACATCAGTGGCAGCAATGGTTTGGTCGTGTCCGGCAGCAGCGCAGTTTTCAGCGGCGGCTTGGTCATGAACACACCAACTTCTCCGACAGCTTTCGACATCAATGGCACGACGCGTTTCAACACTTATGGCTTCCGCTCCGGTGATCAACCCATTGTCGGAAGGATGGCCTTCCAAGCCGACGATGCGCGTTCGACTGGCGGCAAACCGTTCGCCTCGGATGCGCAGTGGCTTTGCCCACTCGTCACCGATGCCTCGGGCAAAGTGAAAGTGTCCATGACCGCACCCGGCGTCGGCGGTGCCTGGCGTTTGTCGAGCCGTGGCTGCACGATCACCACGAGCGTCGGCCAGGCGGAGAAGGAGATGATCACGAAATGGGACTTCGCTCCCGAGATTCGTACGCCGGTCGCGGTCAGTCCCGGCGACAGCTTCACACCGCGCATGCTGCTTCACGGCGCTCCCGAAGGTGAAACAACTGCGGAGGCCACGTTTGAATCGACTAGCACTCAAAAACGCATGGTGACCTTGAAGCCGGATGGAACTGCCGAAGTTATCTTCGATCCGGTCACGGCGCCCGCGTCGCATGGTTTGAGCATTGCCACCGCCTCTGCGAAGACCGACAAGGGCACGGTTGCGCTCTCGGCGAACTTCATCGTGCCGCCCGTTGGCGAAACTCAACGCACTCACGCCGCGAATCTCCTCGCTGTTCCGGGCGAGGCCTTGATCGCTGCTGCTCCGGGTCAAAGTCTGCAGGCGTCTGTGTTCGGCTCGCCGTTCGTGTTGCTGCAGAACATGTCTTCTCTGTCGCAAACGGCTGCCAGCCGTCTGCTGAGCCGCGTTTCCACGGCACGTGCTGGCAAAGCATCGAATGAGGAGCAGATTCGTCTCCTCATCTCCGAGCTCCAAATCACCCAACGCGATGGTGGCTGGACATGGCAGGACGTGAAGTGGCAGCATGACAGCGTCGTGAGCAGCCTCGCGTTGTGGGCGCTGGTGGAGGCGAAGGCGCTCGGCCTTGAGGTGGAGGAAACCGCCGTCAAAGGTACCAGCGCCTACTTGAAGAAAGCGCTGGCGATCATTCCACCGGATGAACCGGACAAGGCGGCGGTGATTCTGCATGCGCTGGCCTGTGTGAATGAGGCGGACTTTTCGGTAGCGAACCGCATGTATCGCGACCGTGCGAAACTGAACGATCCGGCGCTTGCGTGGCTGGCGGCGGCGTTCCAACGCATGAATCGCGTCGATGAGGCGAAGGAATTGCTCAAGGCGCTCGAAGCGAAGCCTGTATGGGTAGGAAGCAAGACCACCTCACGCCTCAGCAGTGACGATGACACCACCGCCATCGTACTGTACGCGGCGGCGAAGACCGAACCCGGCTCCACGTTGGCAAAAAAGGCAGCAGATGTGCTGTTGCAGCGGCTTGGCGTCGATCTCGGCGCGCAGTCGGCCTTGCAAGGCCTGTGGACGGCGGCGTTGGCGGAGCATTTCATCAGCACCGGCATGCATCAAACGCCGGAAGCCGAGGAAATGAAACTGACGCTGAATGGCAACACGAGGAATGTCGGCTCGGGTGAGAAGATTCAAATCCCGACACCCAAACCGGGTGCGGACGGCAAGATTCATCTCGGACTGAGCTGGAAGGACAACAAAGGCACGCCCATCGTTATCACGACCTTCATCAACGAGAAGCCCGTCGATCTAAAAGCAGCCACCGTCGATTCGTTACCGACGATCGCGAAACGGCAGTGGCTGCATGAAGGCTTGCGGCATCACGATCTGCCATTGCAGGCGGAAAGCAGCTCGCCGGTGAATGTGGCGGCGCAGGGGCAGCGGTTGCGCGTGCGGCTGGAGTTGAAGACACCGAAGCAGCCGCAAAACGGCTACGTCATCATCGATGAACCGTTGCCCGGCGGCTGCATGTTCGTGCCGGGTTCTCTTTCTGCGAACGAGGCTCGCGTGGAACAGCTTCCGGGCATGCTGCGGCTGTGGTTCATCCCCGGCATGTTTGTTGAGAGCACTGAGATCAGTTACGAGTTAATCGCGCTGCATCCGGGCACCTATCGCATCCCGCACACGCGCGTGCGCGACGCCTGCCGTCCAGAGCGCTTCAATGCCGGGCCGGAGGGCAAACTGACAATTCTCGCGCCGGGCAAGCCTTCCACCGATCCGTATGTGATGAACGGTTTCGAGCGTCTGGAGCTGGCGGAACTGCTCTTCAATGAGAACGCGCTCGAAGAAGCCCGCACACATCTCGAAATCCTGCGCAACGACGCCGAGGCGATGAAATCCCATGAGCGTGACATCGCGCGCATGCTGCTGTGGATTCACACCACACGCGAGAAAACAGACGCACGACAGGTGGTGGAGCTGTTCGAGGCGCTGAGCGAACGCCATCCCGACATCGTCATTCCCTTCGACAAAATTTTGAAGGTGGCCGCCGCGTATCGCCAGATCGGCGAGTTTGAGCGTGCCTGGCTCGTGTATCGCGCCACGATGGACAGCAGCTTCGTCAGCGACGCGGGCGTGAGCGCCGCGCTCGAAACTGCCGGTGACTTCCCCGGCAGCGCCGAGCATCAAACAAGCCTGTGGATGGAGTATCCCGATGGCGCGGACGGCTTGCTCGCCTCCTTCAGCCTCGCGCAACGCTTCCAGGAAATGGCGGCGAATCCCACCAGTGTGCCGCTGCGGCCTGGAGCGGCGAAGTGGACGAAGAACCAGCTTCTGGAACGCAGCCGCGATCTTTTGAGGCAGTTGGTGACGCTGCATGCAAAGGACGATCTCGCCGACGATGCCGCGTTCAGTCTCGCGAATGTGTTCTTCGATCTCAAAGACTACGCCAGCGTCGTCACAACGGCCGGGAATGCCGCGACGACGTTCACCAAGAGCACCTTCCTGAACAACTTCCATTACATGACCGCGCTGGGCCGCTTCTGGCAGTATCAGTTTCCTGAGGCACTCGCCGCCGCCGCGCCGGTGGCTTCTGGCATGAGCGAGGATGCGCCGAACGCGCGCTACATCACCGCGCAGATTCATCACGCGCAGGGCAAGGTCGCCGAGGCGATCCGCTGGTATGAAAAGGTGAAGGACGATTTCGATGATGCCCGAGAGTCCATTGCCGTGCTTCAGGAAAAAGGCGTGAAGCTGCCACATGCGACACGGGTGAAGCCCGGACAGCCGGTGAAGCTCGAACTCGACCACCGCAACGTGAAGGAGGCGGCATTGCTCATCTACCGTGTCGATTTGATGAAGTTGCACGAACGCCAGAAGGATCTGAGCAGCGTCAGCGGTGTGAATCTCTCTGGCATCACACCACAGGCGGAGATGAAGGTGCCGCTGGGCGACGGACTCGACTACGCGTGGAAGAAACGCAGCATCGAGCTGCCACTCAAAGACGAAGGCGCGTATCTCGTGATCTGCCGTGGCGATTCACAAATGACCAGCGGGCTTGTGCTGCTCACCACGCTCGATTTGGAGGTCAATGAGGACGCCACGAATGGCGGCATCCGCGTGCAGTTGCGCGACACCATCCGCAACGCCTACGTAGCCGACGCCGACATCGCCGCCTACGACAGCAGCGGCACCGCCCAGCCGCAGAAAGGCCGCACCGATCCACGCGGTGCCTTCAGCGCCAGCGGCATCCACGGTCATGCGACCGTGGTGGTGAAACTCGGTGAGAATCGTTATGCCATTCATCGCAGCGCCACGCCCTTGATGCCTCCGCAGGTCGCGGTGCGCACCCCCGTGCCGATGCCAACGAACGGTGCCCCCGCGCAGCAACCCAGCGCGCCCGCCGCTGGCAAGCCGATGAGCAAAGACGATTATCTCTTCAACGTGAAAGGCAGATTCAACGATCTCAATACCGGCAACAAGGCCGCGTGGTTCGACAAGCTGCAAAACGAGGGAAAGGGCGTGAAAGCGGAGAAGGCGTTCAAGAAATGA